The Streptomyces durmitorensis genome contains the following window.
CCACGACGACGGTGCGGGGCCCGGCGTCCACAGAGCTTTCGGCCGGGCCTTCGGCAGAGCTGTCGGGGGCGGCGGTCGTTGCCCTGTCCGCCACGAAATCATCGAGGCGCCGCAGCAGCTCTCCCGTGCGCGCGGCCGCCTGCTCGCGGTCGTAGGCGAGGAGGAGGCGGCAGTCCTGGCCGTGCGTGGGCCGCAGGTGGGGGAGCCAGCCGAGCCAGGACCACTCGGCGGCGCGCTCCGGTGTGGGCCGTGCGCGGTCCGTGCTGAGCAGCACGATCTCCAGGGCGTCGGGGGAGTGCAGCGCCGCGAGCTGGGCGACGACGGCACGGGCGAGCCCCGTGAGCCGCTCGCGCGGTCCCGCGAGGCCGAGCGCGCCCGCCTCCCGCAGGCTGACCGTCACGGGGACGGCGGGCAGCAGGCCGCGCTCGTCCGGGGCCGCGCGGTCGACCGTGCCGAGCCGGACCGCGAGCGCCTCGGCGTGGCCGGGGCCCCGCTCCCAGAGCCGGGGGCCGGGACCGAGCGCCGTGAGCAGCAGGGCCGCGGGATCGGGCCAGGACTCCGGGGTCCGCGCGGCGGCGGCCACCGCGAGGTCCTCGGGGGTGGGGCCCGCCGGCTGCGGGGGCGCGGCCTCGCTCCCCGTGCCGTACACGTCGTCCTCGTGGCCCGCCGGGCCGTGCTCGTCGTCACGGGCGCCCGTGAGCCGCCGGGCCCAGGCCGAGAGGCCGCTTCGCTTGCGCAGGCCGCGCGGCACGGTCGTCCCGCGCGCGGGGGTGCCGGTGCGGGTGCTCTCGGCGTCCGGGGCGCCGCCCTGCTGCGGCACGAGTGGCACATCGGTGAGGGACGTCTGGCCGTACGCAGCGGCCTGGCCGCCCTCGCCCGCGGCGCCCCAGCCGGCCGATCCGTACGCATGGTGGGTGCCCTCGGAGGGCGTCGTGCGGCCCGCTTCCGAGGGAGCGCTCCTGGGGTCGTCCAGGGGGGTGTCCTGTGGGGCGTAGCCGCAGGCGGCGACCCGCACGCGCACGTGCCCCTCGCCATCCGGAGCCGTCGGCAGCGCGCCGCCCGTCCCGTCCCCCGCCGTGAGCCGCAGGGCGGACTCGCCGAGCCGCAGCAGGGAGCCGGGGGTCAGGCGCACCGGGCGGTCGGTGATCTCGCGGCCGTCCACCGTCGTGCCGTTCGTGGACCCCAGGTCCGTGACGGTGACCTGGCCGTCCGGGGCGAGCGTCACCGCGCAGTGCAGCCGCGAGACGTCCGGGTCGTCCAGCGGGACGTCCGCGTCCGCCGAGCGGCCCACGCGGATCTGGCCGCCGTGCAGGAGGTGCACACCGCCCGCGTCGGGGCCCGCGACCACGTGCAACTGGGCGGCGGCTCCCGCGAGTTCGGGTCCTGGCTCGGCGGGCGAGCCGAGCGACAGCACCGCGCCGTCGATCAGCGGGGGCTCCCCGAGGGTGCAGCGCTGCGCGTCGAGCCGCTCCGACTCCGCATACAGGACGACGGGTCCGTCACCGCCCGCGACGGCGGCGGCGAGGCCCGAGGCGACCGTGGCGAGCGCGGTCCCGGCAGGGGCGGTGACAAGCACGTCACAGGCGCCGCGCGGCGCGGCAGGACGGCCTTGGGGCTCGGCGGTCTGGCCGCTGCGCGGCCCGAGGACGGTCAGCCGGATCTGCATCGCCGTCAGCGGTCCCTTCTGCCCTTGCCGCAGGGCACGGGGACTCGCGCTGTGATTCCCCCCACCGCACACGGCCACGTCGGCCAGTAACAGATAGGCATCTTCGCACCTGCCACCGACAACACGCCCGGCGGCCACCAGTAAGTGATCTTGATTGGTCGGCTCTGCTCGGAAAAGTGCCTGCTTGGACCGTTGCGATCGCCGGTCACCGCGGGGTGGCGAAGGTCAATTCGCCGTCCATCGGCAACCAACGGCCTCAGTGGGGCGTCTTTCCACCGAACAGCAGTCGGGTCACCCGGCGGCCGGCACGGAATGTGACCGGCCGGTGCCCCGTTCGGCGGCACTACAGTGGGTCGGAACACCTTCCGGCGGGTAGCCGGGTCCGGACAGACCAGCCAGATCAGCAGGGAGCATGACGTGCGGCCGGTAGGCAGCAAGTACCTGCTCGAGGAGCCGCTCGGGCGCGGCGCCACGGGCACCGTCTGGCGAGCCCGCCAGCGTGAGACCGCGGGTGCCGAGGCGGCCGTTCCCGGTCAGCCGGGCGAGACCGTCGCGATCAAGGTCCTCAAGGAGGAGCTCGCCAACGACGCGGACATCGTGATGCGCTTCCTGCGCGAGCGCTCCGTCCTGCTCAGGCTCACGCACCCGAACATCGTGCGGACCCGTGACCTGGTCGTCGAGGGCGAGCTCCTCGCCCTCGTCATGGACCTGGTCGAGGGCCCCGACCTGCACCGCTATCTCCGCGAGAACGGCCCGTTCTCGCCGGTCGGAGCGGCCCTCCTGACCGCCCAGATCGCCGACGCCCTCGCCGCGAGCCACGCGGACGGAGTCGTGCACCGCGACCTGAAGCCCGCGAACGTCCTGCTCAAGCAGGATGCCGACGGCTCGATGCACCCGATGCTCACCGACTTCGGCATCGCGCGCCTCGCCGACTCCCCGGGCCTGACCCGCACCCACGAATTCGTCGGCACGCCCGCGTACGTGGCGCCCGAGTCCGCCGAGGGCCGCCCGCAGACCAGCGCGGTCGACATCTACGGCGCGGGCATCCTCCTGTACGAGCTCGTCACCGGCAGCCCGCCGTTCGGCGGCGGCTCGGCCCTCGAAGTCCTGCACCAGCACCTGAGCGCCGAACCGCGCCGCCCCTCCACGGTCCCGGACCCCCTGTGGACGGTCATAGAGCGCTGCCTCAGCAAGAACCCCGACCACCGCCCCAGCGCCGAGAACCTCGCGCGCGGCCTGCGGGCCGTCGCGGACGGCGTGGGCGTGCACGCGTCCAGCGCGCAGATCGCGGCGGCGGAGGGCGTCGGCGCCCTCCTCATGCCCGACCCGGCGCCCGCCACGGTCCCGGGGACGGCCGGCGCCGCCGACCCCACCCAGGTCCTGCCGAGCAACGCGGGGTCGTACGACCCGAACGCGGCGACGAGCGTCATGCAGAGCACCGGCTCCGGTCCCGGCGCGGGAGACGCGGGCGGCAACCGCGGCGCGGCCGACCCGACGGCCGTCATGCCGCCGGTGCCGCCGAACCAGCCCGGCGCGGACCCGAACGACCCGCACCCCTGGCAGAACCAGATGCGGGCGGCCCGCGACCGCAACGAACAGACGCAGGTCCAGTCGTACCTCGACCCCAACGACGACCCGCTGCGCCGTCGCCGCCCCCAGCGCCAGGTGCAGCAGCCGCAGCCGCAGCAGCGCCCCCAGCAGTACGCGCCGCAGCAGCAGCGTCAGCAGCCCCAGCAGCAGTACGCCCCGCAGCCCCAGCAGCAGCCGCGCCAGTACGCGCCGCCGCAGCAGACGCCGCCCCAGCAGCCGCCGGCCGGACGGCCGCCGCGCGAGCCCAGGCAGCGCGGCTCGAACCCGAACCGGATGAAGATCCCGGGTCTCGGCTGCCTCAAGGGGTGCCTCTTCACGCTGATCATCCTCTTCGTGGCGAGCTGGCTCGTCTGGGAGCTGAGCCCGCTCCAGGAGTGGATCGGCACGACGAAGGGCTACTGGGACCAGCTGACGGACTGGTACGACACCGCCTCCGGCTGGATAGGGAAACTGGGCGGCAATTAGCGGTCCCGCGGTCAGTGATGGGCGAATCCCCTCCCGACTCTGGGGATTTGTCGACACCTGCGGGGTGATTTCTGCTCCTGGAGTGAAGGTTGGCGTCGAGGCCGCGTAGCTTTGTCGCCAACACGCATCCGTAGGAGCAGTCTTGGCACGCAAGATCGGCAGCCGGTACACCGCCCACCAGATCCTTGGTCGGGGCAGCGCCGGCACGGTGTGGCTCGGCGAGGGACCCGAGGGTCCCGTCGCCATCAAGCTGCTGCGCGAGGACCTGGCGTCCGACCAGGAGCTCGTCGGCCGCTTCGTCCAGGAGCGCACGGCTCTGCTCAGCCTCGACCACGCGCGCGTGGTGGGCGTCCACGACCTGGTGGTCGACGGCAACGACCTCGCCCTGGTCATGGACCTGGTCCGCGGCACGGACCTGCGCACCCGCCTCGACCGTGAGCGGCGCCTGGCCCCGGAGGCGGCGGTGGCGATCGTGGCCGACGTGGCCGACGGCCTCGCGGCGGCGCACGCGGCGGGGATCGTGCACCGTGACGTGAAGCCGGAGAACGTACTCCTCGACATGCAGGGCCCGCTCGGCCCCGGCGGCTCGCACCCCGCCCTCCTCACGGACTTCGGCGTCGCCAAGCTGATCGACTCCCCGCGCCGCACCCGCGCGACGAAGATCATCGGTACGCCGGACTACCTCGCCCCCGAGATCATCGAGGGCCTGCCTCCGCGCGCGGCCGTCGACATCTACGCCCTCGCGACGGTCCTGTACGAACTCCTGGCGGGCTTCACTCCGTTCGGCGGCGGCCACCCCGGAGCGGTCCTGCGCCGCCACGTGACGGAGACCGTCGTCCCCCTCCCCGGCATCCCGGACGAGCTCTGGCAGCTGATGGTCCAGTGCCTGGCGAAGGCCCCGGCGTCGCGCCTGCGGGCCTCGGAGCTCGCGGCGCGGCTGCGGGAGCTGCAGTCGCTGGTGGTGGGGATGCCGCCGCTGGACGTGGACGAGCCGGACACGGAGCCGCTCGCGGAGGAGGCGGAGGAGGAGCCCGCGCCGGAGCCGGCTCCCGGCGCCCCTCGCCGCGGTGCGGTCCCTCTCGTCCCCGGAGCGACCACGCCCGACTCGAACCGCGACACCCACACCTCCATGCGTGTCCCGGGCCCCGATGAGCTCGCCGGGGGCGCCCGGGGCACGGCCCGCGCGCCCCGCGCCTCGGGTGCGGCCCGCCCCGGCTCGGCCCGCCACCGCGCGTCGGCCCGCCGCCGCAGGATCACGCTCGGCGTGGCGGGGGCGGTCCTGGTGGCCGCGGCGGGCATCGGCACCTGGGCCGCCACGAACGGCGACGACGCGGACGCGACACCCCAGGACACCAAGAACTCCTCCCCGACGGCGCCATAACCCTGCGGGGCAGGGGCGCGGCGGCCCGGTGGCCCCTGCGGGCCGGCTCCTGTCCCGGCGCTCCGCGCCGGATCTTTCCCGCCCACCCACCCGATTACCCGGCAGGACGCGGTTGCCGGGTGGGTGCCTGCGTAGGGGGTCGGGCATCTGCGGCGCCTGGTGACCCCTGTCCCGGCGCTTCGCGCCGGATGTCTCCCGCCCACCCACCCGATTACCCCGGGTCGATGGGTGGGCGGGTGGGAAGGATCCGGCGCGAAGCGCCGGGACAGGACCGGCCCGAACCGACCGGCAGGACCCCCGAACCGACCGGCAGGACCGCTCCAGCCTCAGCCAGGCAGCCAGGCAGCCAGTGAAGCCAAGGGCGGCACCCCCACCTCTTACCGGGAAACTCCGCCGCGAAGCGGCGGGACAGAACCGGGCCGGAACAAGCCCCGGCCGCGCCGCCCGGCCGGGCGGCGGACGGGGACCCGTAGCCGCGAGGAAGGACCGCTTGCCCTCAGCCGTTAGGCTGGACCCGTGGCAGTCGTCGATGTATCCGAAGAGCTCAAGTCCCTCTCCTCGACCATGGAGTCGATCGAGGCCGTCCTGGACCTCGACAAGCTGAGGGCAGACATCGCTGTGCTCGAGGAGCAGGCGGCCGCGCCGTCCCTGTGGGACGACCCGGAAGCGGCACAGAAGATCACCAGCAAGCTGAGCCACCTCCAGGCGGAGGTGCGGAAGGCCGAGGCCCTGCGCGGGCGTATCGACGACCTCAGCGTGCTCTTCGAGATGGCCGAGGAGGAGGACGACCCGGACACCCGCGCCGAGGCCGAGACCGAGCTCACGGCCGTCAAGAAGGCGCTGGACGAGATGGAGGTCCGCACCCTCCTCTCCGGTGAGTACGACGCCCGCGAGGCGCTCGTCACCATCCGCGCGGAGGCCGGCGGCGTCGACGCCTCCGACTTCGCCGAGAAGCTGCAGCGCATGTACCTGCGCTGGGCCGAGCGCCACGGCTACAAGACGGAGCTCTACGAGACGTCGTACGCGGAAGAGGCCGGCATCAAGTCGACCACCTTCGCCGTCCAGGTCCCGTACGCCTACGGAACGCTCTCGGTCGAGCAGGGCACCCACCGCCTGGTGCGCATCTCGCCCTTCGACAACCAGGGCCGCCGCCAGACCTCCTTCGCGGGCGTCGAGATCCTCCCGGTCGTCGAGCAGACGGACCACATCGAGATCGACGAGTCCGAGCTGCGCATCGACGTCTACCGTTCGTCGGGCCCCGGCGGCCAGGGCGTCAACACGACCGACTCCGCGGTCCGCCTGACGCACCTGCCGACCGGCATCGTCGTCTCCTGTCAGAACGAGCGCTCGCAGATCCAGAACAAGGCGAGCGCGATGAACGTCCTCCAGGCCAAGCTCCTCGAGCGCCGCCGCCAGGAGGAGCAGGCGAAGATGAACGCCCTCAAGGGTGACGGCGGCAACTCCTGGGGCAACCAGATGCGTTCGTACGTCCTGCACCCGTACCAGATGGTGAAGGACCTGCGCACGGAGTTCGAAGTGGGCAACCCCGAGTCCGTGTTCAACGGCGAGATCGACGGATTCCTGGAAGCGGGAATTCGCTGGCGCAAGCAGCAGGAGAAGTAAGCGCCGCTTTATCGACAAGGCAACTGCCGCCCATCAGGCGGCAGTTGCCTTTTACGTCACAGTCACATCTCCGTAGGCCGGTCAACTCCTGCTATTTCAGACATCGCGCGCGCAACGACCTTGACGTGTCTGGGGAAACTGGAAAGGCTAGCGAGCGGCATGCGTATCTCTGGGGCGCGTGTGATCTGTGGGGGCGGATTCAGCGCTCCTGACGAAACGCAGTCCCGGGCGCTGCCTCACTGACGATTCAGCTACTGGGGGTAGCAGCCAGATGACCAAGAAGACGCGGATCCGCGTGGCACGCATAGCGGCCGGAGCGGTGATCGCCGCCGGTGCTTCGCTGACCGCCGCCGGTGCCGCCTCGGCCCTCGACGTCGGTGTCGACCTCGGTGGTGCGAAGGCCAGCGCCAGCGCCGACGAGAACGGCATCGGTGTCGACGTCGGCATCGGTGACGACGACGAGCCGACCGAGGAGCCCACGGAGATTCCGACGGAGCCCACCGAGGAGCCGACGGAGCCGACCGAGGAGCCCACCGAGCCCACGGAGGAGCCGACCGAGCCCACCGAGGAGCCCACGGAGCCCACCGAGGACCCGACGGACCCGGGTACGCCCACCGAGGACCCGACGGACCCCTCCGACCCGGGTACGCCCACCGAGGACCCGAGCAACCCGGGTAACGGCAACGGCACCGGCGGCAACGACAACGACCCCGACGGCGGCTCCAACCCCGTCGAGCAGGGCAAGGGCAAGGACAGCCTGACCGACACCGGCTCCACCCCGGTCGAGCAGGGTGACAAGGCCGACAAGGGCGAGCTCGCCGAGACGGGCGCCGCCGAGACCACGTTCCTGCTGATCGGCGCCGCGACGATGATCGCCGGCGGCATCGGCTTCCGCGTTCTGCCGCGCTTCGTCGGCAACCGCGGCGCAGCTGCCTGATCAGCAGTCGCCTGACACAAGGGCAAGCCTCGCGTCA
Protein-coding sequences here:
- a CDS encoding FHA domain-containing protein gives rise to the protein MQIRLTVLGPRSGQTAEPQGRPAAPRGACDVLVTAPAGTALATVASGLAAAVAGGDGPVVLYAESERLDAQRCTLGEPPLIDGAVLSLGSPAEPGPELAGAAAQLHVVAGPDAGGVHLLHGGQIRVGRSADADVPLDDPDVSRLHCAVTLAPDGQVTVTDLGSTNGTTVDGREITDRPVRLTPGSLLRLGESALRLTAGDGTGGALPTAPDGEGHVRVRVAACGYAPQDTPLDDPRSAPSEAGRTTPSEGTHHAYGSAGWGAAGEGGQAAAYGQTSLTDVPLVPQQGGAPDAESTRTGTPARGTTVPRGLRKRSGLSAWARRLTGARDDEHGPAGHEDDVYGTGSEAAPPQPAGPTPEDLAVAAAARTPESWPDPAALLLTALGPGPRLWERGPGHAEALAVRLGTVDRAAPDERGLLPAVPVTVSLREAGALGLAGPRERLTGLARAVVAQLAALHSPDALEIVLLSTDRARPTPERAAEWSWLGWLPHLRPTHGQDCRLLLAYDREQAAARTGELLRRLDDFVADRATTAAPDSSAEGPAESSVDAGPRTVVVVDGDPGSAGLREAVVRLAREGATAGIHVVCLAETPAASPASPVSATYEAACSVSPAFRACGAVALLSGDVATALRLLRTADGRPAGHGTVAAVDAVSQAWAERFARALAPFRTDGAPGDGHARVSAPLPQMARLLDELGLARATPASLMARWAAAADDPEALGGRAWTVLGAGPRGPVVVDLATEGPHVLAEGPSGSGRTELLRSIAASLAAAERPDRLGMVLIDGRDTTGSGGSGTNGANVRLVEGLAVCMDLPHVTTHLAANDPVRMREFAQSLTAELKRRAELLGRLGFTEWHAQAPPAGGGGGGGAGSGVGAGSGVGAGSGGGGGDLDPPPSSTMRLRPVAAARKGAEPGPPLPRLVVLVDDFDALLSPALGSPGRPAAGSVVRALEAVARDGERLGVHLVATTARSERTPETELGRRAALRVVLDAVAPGPEEPAPGRGELRTAEGRVSPFQAGRVTGRIPRTSTVRPTVVPLEWERMGDPPARRPVRELGNGPTDLALLASALERAARSVSADQVPSLL
- a CDS encoding LPXTG cell wall anchor domain-containing protein; the protein is MTKKTRIRVARIAAGAVIAAGASLTAAGAASALDVGVDLGGAKASASADENGIGVDVGIGDDDEPTEEPTEIPTEPTEEPTEPTEEPTEPTEEPTEPTEEPTEPTEDPTDPGTPTEDPTDPSDPGTPTEDPSNPGNGNGTGGNDNDPDGGSNPVEQGKGKDSLTDTGSTPVEQGDKADKGELAETGAAETTFLLIGAATMIAGGIGFRVLPRFVGNRGAAA
- a CDS encoding serine/threonine-protein kinase, translated to MARKIGSRYTAHQILGRGSAGTVWLGEGPEGPVAIKLLREDLASDQELVGRFVQERTALLSLDHARVVGVHDLVVDGNDLALVMDLVRGTDLRTRLDRERRLAPEAAVAIVADVADGLAAAHAAGIVHRDVKPENVLLDMQGPLGPGGSHPALLTDFGVAKLIDSPRRTRATKIIGTPDYLAPEIIEGLPPRAAVDIYALATVLYELLAGFTPFGGGHPGAVLRRHVTETVVPLPGIPDELWQLMVQCLAKAPASRLRASELAARLRELQSLVVGMPPLDVDEPDTEPLAEEAEEEPAPEPAPGAPRRGAVPLVPGATTPDSNRDTHTSMRVPGPDELAGGARGTARAPRASGAARPGSARHRASARRRRITLGVAGAVLVAAAGIGTWAATNGDDADATPQDTKNSSPTAP
- a CDS encoding serine/threonine-protein kinase, whose amino-acid sequence is MRPVGSKYLLEEPLGRGATGTVWRARQRETAGAEAAVPGQPGETVAIKVLKEELANDADIVMRFLRERSVLLRLTHPNIVRTRDLVVEGELLALVMDLVEGPDLHRYLRENGPFSPVGAALLTAQIADALAASHADGVVHRDLKPANVLLKQDADGSMHPMLTDFGIARLADSPGLTRTHEFVGTPAYVAPESAEGRPQTSAVDIYGAGILLYELVTGSPPFGGGSALEVLHQHLSAEPRRPSTVPDPLWTVIERCLSKNPDHRPSAENLARGLRAVADGVGVHASSAQIAAAEGVGALLMPDPAPATVPGTAGAADPTQVLPSNAGSYDPNAATSVMQSTGSGPGAGDAGGNRGAADPTAVMPPVPPNQPGADPNDPHPWQNQMRAARDRNEQTQVQSYLDPNDDPLRRRRPQRQVQQPQPQQRPQQYAPQQQRQQPQQQYAPQPQQQPRQYAPPQQTPPQQPPAGRPPREPRQRGSNPNRMKIPGLGCLKGCLFTLIILFVASWLVWELSPLQEWIGTTKGYWDQLTDWYDTASGWIGKLGGN
- the prfB gene encoding peptide chain release factor 2; this encodes MAVVDVSEELKSLSSTMESIEAVLDLDKLRADIAVLEEQAAAPSLWDDPEAAQKITSKLSHLQAEVRKAEALRGRIDDLSVLFEMAEEEDDPDTRAEAETELTAVKKALDEMEVRTLLSGEYDAREALVTIRAEAGGVDASDFAEKLQRMYLRWAERHGYKTELYETSYAEEAGIKSTTFAVQVPYAYGTLSVEQGTHRLVRISPFDNQGRRQTSFAGVEILPVVEQTDHIEIDESELRIDVYRSSGPGGQGVNTTDSAVRLTHLPTGIVVSCQNERSQIQNKASAMNVLQAKLLERRRQEEQAKMNALKGDGGNSWGNQMRSYVLHPYQMVKDLRTEFEVGNPESVFNGEIDGFLEAGIRWRKQQEK